The following is a genomic window from Arthrobacter sp. NicSoilB4.
CGCACTTCTGAAGCACGTCAGCATCGCCGCCGAGGACACGTCCTTGGTGGCGAAGTTCGATATAGACGGAAACATCCCCGGCCAGGGCGCCTACGTGGTGGGGCTGGTAGCCGCGACCCCGGATCATTCCCACCAGCGACGAATGGGGATCGAGTTCATGAACGGGGAAGCCGTGTCCTTCTACTGCTTCAGTCATGACGGCACAGAGGAGAACTTTGACCTCAAGGGAGTGGAGCACTCCGGCAACACCATTACCGGGCACTTTCCGCTCAGCACCATCATGGGCCTGGCCAAGGGGCACCTCATGACGGCCTTCAGCGACTGCGACGGCCGCGACTACCAGGCAAACGTCCCGGTGGCGGAGGCCCTCTAGGCCCCCACGCTCTAGGAGCTGGCTTTGTAGACTTCCAGCTCGAGCGTGATGAACGCGTCGATCATGGCACGGTAGGTCTTCTCTACAAGGTCGACGTCGATGTCCTTTTGTTCCGCCGTGGCGCGGACATGCTCGATAACCCGCTCCACCCGGCCCGGGGCACGCACTTCGGCGCTGTCGGCCTTGAGGGTTCCGGCGATCCGGATCAGGCGCTCGCGGCGGCCGATCAGCGACACGATCTGCTCGTCCACCTCGTCCACGGCCACCCGCACAGCAGCGAGCTGCTCCCGGTCGGCCTTGGCAGCTTTTTCGTCTTGGTGATTTGTGGACATGTGCATGACAGTATCGAATGATGCAGCCACGAGTCGATTTAATCTCACTGGGAGTCCGCAGTGTTGACGCCTCCCGTAGTTTCTATGTAGATGGCCTGGGCTGGCCCGTCCACCGGGAAGTCCGGGGCGAGGTCCTGTTCATCCAGGCCAACCACGGCCTCATCCTCTCGCTCTGGGATGCCGGGCAGATGCAGGCCGAAGCTGCCGTTGATCCCCCCGCCGGCGTTCCCTCCATCACCCTGAGCCACAACCTGGGCAGCGCTGCGGAAGTCGACTGGGTGATGGCGGAGGCCGAGGCCGCCGGAGCGGCGATCATCGCCGAGCCTAAGACCCAGTCCTGGGGCGGCTACACCGGCTACTTCGCCGATCCCGACGGCTACCGCTGGGAGGTCGCCTTCAATCCCAGCTGGGGGGTCGACGGCGGCGGAAAAGTCACACTCTGACCCGCGCCTCCCCCGGGCCTTCGGGGATGCTGGCTCCCCGACGGGCAGCGGCGGATCAAAGCGGGCATCCTGCTTGGTCCGGCCGTCCGGGCACCAGCCATGCTTTTTCCTAGAAGCGGATGGCGCGGCCGTTTCCGTCAGCGACCCAGAGTTACGCACGTTCATAGCCCATGGCGCGAAGCCCCTCCACCGAGGCCAGGAACAGTGCGGAGCCCAGTCCACGGGACCAATAGGCAGGCAGGAGATTCAACGCATGGAGTTCCCCGGTTCCCCCAGCCACGTCATCCCGCGACCTCCCGAATCCAGACCAGCCCACCGCAGTGCCTTCGACTGTTACGGCGAGACGGCGGACACTCTGATCGGTGTCTCCGAGGATCCTCGCCCAGCCCGGACCGCTTCCCGGATCGAAAAATCGATACTCACGTCAAGATCCCCCGGCCCGGTGGCATCGGGCCGGGTGAGGCCGCGGCTCACTCGCCAAGGGCACTATGGCCCTATTGAGGTGTCCGCCGGCATCGCTAACGTGACTTGGAGTACACGGCGGCACGCTATTCGAGCCGGTGTGCGGTGAGCTGCGAAGCAGAGGTGTGTTCTGCAGTTCGCCACCGGTTTGTCCCCTAGCCATCCGCCCTGACCCCAAGTTCCCCGTGTACCGCCCCGGCGATGTGTGCGACGACTTCGCGCGCTGTGAGTCGGGACGTGTCGACGACCAGATCAGCCTCAGCGATCATCAGCACTGTTTGAACTGCCACCAGGTCTTGTCCGGTGTGCCGTCGGATTTCCAACGCGACAGCCGGGACCAAGGTGCGCCACGCCGGGAGATCCTGGAA
Proteins encoded in this region:
- a CDS encoding VOC family protein, with amino-acid sequence MQPRVDLISLGVRSVDASRSFYVDGLGWPVHREVRGEVLFIQANHGLILSLWDAGQMQAEAAVDPPAGVPSITLSHNLGSAAEVDWVMAEAEAAGAAIIAEPKTQSWGGYTGYFADPDGYRWEVAFNPSWGVDGGGKVTL
- a CDS encoding chorismate mutase, translating into MHMSTNHQDEKAAKADREQLAAVRVAVDEVDEQIVSLIGRRERLIRIAGTLKADSAEVRAPGRVERVIEHVRATAEQKDIDVDLVEKTYRAMIDAFITLELEVYKASS